A single window of Leptospira dzoumogneensis DNA harbors:
- the glnA gene encoding type I glutamate--ammonia ligase, which yields MAKNAAEVIAFAKANKILFYDFRFTDIKGAWHHVSYHVDSVQEDTLKGLPFDGSSIPAWQPIHKSDMQLIPDPTSIFLDPFTADPTLVVFCDVWDIYKNQAYEKCPRSIAKNAVKYLKDSGIGDTVYFGPENEFFIFDGLKVRDAINIQYYELDSSEGIWNSHTDMPGSINTGHRPGTKGGYFPVAPVDSQVDLRADIVKTLHKIGMETFVVHHEVAQGQGEIGVKFGTLIEAADNVQKLKYVVKNVAHKWGKTATFMPKPLYGDNGNGMHCHQSIWKDGKNLFAGNGYQGLSELALNYTGGVLKHGKTVAAFTNASTNSYKRLLPGFEAPAILAYSAQNRSACARIPFVSGEKAKRVEFRFPDSSANPYLAFAALLMAGIDGIQNKIDPGPPREEDLFELSLDEIREKGIQQMPHTLREAVEHMLAGKEIFKKGNVFTEEFIQTYKAYKFETEIWPWEGRPHPFEFLTTYSC from the coding sequence ATGGCGAAAAATGCCGCAGAAGTGATCGCTTTCGCAAAAGCGAACAAGATTCTTTTCTACGATTTCCGTTTTACGGATATTAAAGGAGCTTGGCACCACGTTTCTTACCACGTAGATTCCGTACAAGAAGACACTTTAAAAGGACTTCCTTTTGACGGTTCTTCCATCCCTGCTTGGCAGCCGATCCACAAATCGGACATGCAGTTGATCCCTGATCCGACTTCCATCTTTTTGGATCCATTCACTGCAGATCCTACTCTTGTAGTATTCTGTGACGTTTGGGACATCTATAAGAACCAAGCTTACGAAAAATGCCCTCGTTCCATCGCTAAAAATGCGGTGAAATATTTGAAAGATTCCGGGATCGGTGACACCGTATATTTCGGACCAGAGAACGAATTCTTCATTTTCGACGGCTTAAAAGTAAGAGACGCGATCAATATTCAGTATTATGAATTAGATTCTTCCGAAGGTATTTGGAACTCTCACACCGATATGCCGGGCTCCATCAACACTGGACACCGTCCAGGAACCAAAGGTGGTTACTTCCCGGTAGCTCCTGTGGATTCTCAAGTGGATCTTCGTGCTGATATCGTTAAAACTCTTCATAAGATCGGAATGGAAACTTTCGTGGTTCACCACGAGGTTGCGCAAGGACAAGGAGAGATCGGAGTTAAATTCGGAACCCTTATTGAAGCGGCAGATAACGTTCAAAAACTGAAATATGTTGTTAAGAACGTTGCTCATAAATGGGGAAAAACTGCTACCTTCATGCCAAAACCTCTTTACGGAGACAATGGTAACGGTATGCACTGCCACCAATCCATTTGGAAAGATGGCAAAAACCTATTTGCAGGTAACGGATACCAAGGTTTGAGCGAGCTTGCTCTTAACTATACCGGCGGTGTATTGAAGCACGGAAAAACCGTAGCTGCTTTCACTAACGCTTCCACTAACTCTTATAAGAGACTTCTTCCAGGATTCGAAGCTCCTGCGATCTTAGCTTATTCCGCTCAGAACCGTTCCGCTTGCGCGAGAATTCCGTTCGTTAGCGGCGAAAAAGCTAAACGTGTTGAGTTCCGCTTCCCAGATTCTTCTGCGAACCCTTATCTTGCATTTGCCGCATTGCTTATGGCAGGAATCGACGGTATCCAGAACAAGATCGATCCGGGACCACCTCGGGAAGAAGATTTGTTCGAACTTTCTCTGGACGAGATCCGCGAGAAAGGCATCCAACAAATGCCTCATACTCTCAGAGAAGCAGTGGAGCATATGTTGGCAGGTAAAGAAATTTTCAAAAAAGGAAACGTATTTACCGAAGAGTTCATCCAAACCTACAAAGCATACAAATTCGAAACCGAAATTTGGCCTTGGGAAGGACGTCCTCACCCGTTCGAGTTCCTTACTACTTATTCTTGCTAA